From the genome of Caldanaerobius fijiensis DSM 17918:
TCATAGTCATTGGATTCTATAACATAATATTAAACACCGTTCTCACATTGATATTTGACTCACTTTATCCAGAAGTTATTTTGTGGAAAATCACACTTATGTGGCTTACCCCATTGACGGTCATTGGCGGTATAACATTATGGCTCGCCAACAGAATAAGGGGCGGTTATACCGTAACAGTTATACTTGGATTATGGATGTCTGTCATACTGGCGATATACACCCAACCTGAGGTTGCCACTAAAGTTATGAATATCAACATCGCGTTTTACATCGCCGCATTGATAATAGGTATTGTTTTAACATCAGTTCAGATAAAAAACATTTTGAATAGGTACTATTTCGAAAGGAGCGAAATATATGAATCTAACTATTGAGAGAGTATCAAAAAGGTATAAAGATAAATGGGCTTTAAAAGATTTTTCAACCGAATTAAGTAATGGTGTTTACGGACTTCTTGGCCCTAACGGTTCAGGCAAAACCACTTTGATGAAGATCATAGTAGACATATTAAAACCCACCAATGGAAGGATACTTTTGGACGGGAGGGACATTCATGTGTTAGGTGATAGGTACAGGGACTTACTGGGTTATCTACCTCAGGAATTTGGGCTATACAAAAACTTTACTGCAAGGAGATTTCTCATGTATATAGCGGCATTAAAGGGTATAGAAAAACATGATGCTGAAGTAAAGGTTGAAGAGGTATTAGAACTGGTAAACCTCAAAAGCGAAAGTCGGAGAAAAATAGGCACATTCTCCGGCGGCATGAAGCAGCGCTTAGGGATAGCTCAAGCAATGCTCAATGACCCTCAAATACTTATACTGGATGAGCCTACGGCAGGATTAGACCCAAAAGAGCGTATAAGATTCAGAAATCTCATATCGGAGATATCAGGTGATAGAATTATCCTTATCTCCACCCATATTGTATCAGATATTGAGTACATCGCCAGTGACACACTTCTCATAAAGGAAGGCCGCCTTATAAAAAAGGG
Proteins encoded in this window:
- a CDS encoding ABC transporter ATP-binding protein, which encodes MNLTIERVSKRYKDKWALKDFSTELSNGVYGLLGPNGSGKTTLMKIIVDILKPTNGRILLDGRDIHVLGDRYRDLLGYLPQEFGLYKNFTARRFLMYIAALKGIEKHDAEVKVEEVLELVNLKSESRRKIGTFSGGMKQRLGIAQAMLNDPQILILDEPTAGLDPKERIRFRNLISEISGDRIILISTHIVSDIEYIASDTLLIKEGRLIKKGSPQSILNDIKGKVWVSKIQEDVLEALKEKYKLGSIRRTDDGMIEARIISDRKPLPDSVQVEPRFEDVYLYYFDSEVLDIKK